In the Malania oleifera isolate guangnan ecotype guangnan chromosome 1, ASM2987363v1, whole genome shotgun sequence genome, one interval contains:
- the LOC131161302 gene encoding pentatricopeptide repeat-containing protein At4g21705, mitochondrial-like isoform X2, translated as MRSLAGHTTLWVDEGKKVRDLELQRIIRDLRRRKRHKHALEVSEWMSNKGLCPFSSGDRAVQLDLIGSVRGLNAAESYFNYMSDQDKCDKTYGALLSCYVREGLIDKSLSHVQKMKEMGFVSSNLTYNNLMGLYTHVGMLEKIPNVLSEMKEDGISPNNFSYRICINSYGARSDIENMEKLLEEMESEPHISMDWSTYTMVANFYIKAGINEKAIAALKKAEEKIDKDALGYNNLISLYASLGNKSEVMRIWGLKKAALKKQINRDYMTITGSLVKLGELEEAEELLKEWESSCHLYDFRMPNILLIGYSQKGLVEKAEAKLREIVDKGKTPIPNSWGILAAGYVAKQKMEKAVECMKEALALRAENMLWRPKPGVISSILSWLGDNGQVEEVEAFVSSLKEVVPMDREMYYALIKANLRGGKEVDGILENMKTDKIDEDEELEKILSSRQEKAG; from the exons ATGCGCTCTTTAGCAGGTCATACTACATTG TGGGTCGATGAGGGCAAGAAGGTTAGAGATCTTGAGTTGCAGCGCATCATTCGCGATCTCCGCCGCCGCAAGCGCCACAAGCACGCCCTCGAG GTTTCTGAGTGGATGAGTAACAAGGGACTCTGTCCATTTTCCTCTGGTGATCGTGCTGTGCAGTTGGATTTGATTGGTAGTGTCCGTGGGTTGAATGCTGCAGAGAGCTACTTCAATTACATGAGTGACCAAGATAAATGTGACAAAACATATGGTGCTCTTCTAAGTTGTTATGTCAGGGAAGGCCTCATTGATAAATCTCTCTCTCATGTGCAAAAGATGAAAGAGATGGGTTTTGTTTCCTCAAATCTCACTTACAATAACCTCATGGGTCTCTACACACATGTTGGCATGCTTGAGAAAATTCCTAATGTGCTATCAGAGATGAAGGAGGATGGAATCTCTCCCAATAACTTTAGCTACAGAATTTGCATTAACTCGTATGGGGCAAGATCTGATATTGAAAACATGGAGAAGCTTCTTGAAGAAATGGAGAGTGAACCTCACATCTCCATGGACTGGAGCACTTACACCATGGTGGCCAATTTCTACATTAAAGCAGGTATCAATGAGAAAGCAATTGCAGCCTTGAAGAAAGCTGAGGAGAAGATTGATAAAGATGCGCTTGGATACAATAATTTGATTTCGCTCTATGCGAGTCTTGGGAATAAGTCAGAGGTAATGCGAATATGGGGTCTTAAAAAAGCTGCTTTGAAGAAACAAATAAACAGGGACTATATGACTATTACGGGTTCATTGGTGAAGCTTGGTGAGCTTGAAGAAGCTGAGGAATTGCTTAAGGAGTGGGAGTCATCTTGCCACTTATATGATTTCCGGATGCCGAATATACTCCTTATTGGGTATTCTCAGAAGGGACTAGTTGAAAAGGCTGAAGCAAAGCTTAGAGAAATAGTTGATAAAGGGAAAACTCCAATTCCCAACAGTTGGGGAATCTTGGCTGCAGGGTATGTTGCTAAGCAGAAGATGGAGAAGGCTGTAGAGTGCATGAAGGAAGCTCTGGCATTACGAGCAGAAAACATGTTGTGGAGGCCGAAACCTGGTGTGATTTCAAGCATATTGAGTTGGCTTGGAGATAATGGACAAGTTGAGGAAGTAGAAGCTTTTGTGAGCTCATTGAAGGAAGTGGTCCCAATGGACAGGGAAATGTACTATGCTTTGATCAAGGCAAATCTGAGAGGTGGGAAAGAAGTGGATGGAATTTTAGAGAACATGAAGACTGACaaaattgatgaagatgaagaatTGGAGAAGATCCTTAGCTCAAGACAGGAGAAAGCTGGGTGA
- the LOC131161302 gene encoding pentatricopeptide repeat-containing protein At4g21705, mitochondrial-like isoform X1, translating to MGGSTLFSILNRLNSINANHSVSRNSTINALFSRSYYIGKYSKSNLYSRISPVGDPNISVVPLLDQWVDEGKKVRDLELQRIIRDLRRRKRHKHALEVSEWMSNKGLCPFSSGDRAVQLDLIGSVRGLNAAESYFNYMSDQDKCDKTYGALLSCYVREGLIDKSLSHVQKMKEMGFVSSNLTYNNLMGLYTHVGMLEKIPNVLSEMKEDGISPNNFSYRICINSYGARSDIENMEKLLEEMESEPHISMDWSTYTMVANFYIKAGINEKAIAALKKAEEKIDKDALGYNNLISLYASLGNKSEVMRIWGLKKAALKKQINRDYMTITGSLVKLGELEEAEELLKEWESSCHLYDFRMPNILLIGYSQKGLVEKAEAKLREIVDKGKTPIPNSWGILAAGYVAKQKMEKAVECMKEALALRAENMLWRPKPGVISSILSWLGDNGQVEEVEAFVSSLKEVVPMDREMYYALIKANLRGGKEVDGILENMKTDKIDEDEELEKILSSRQEKAG from the exons atgggTGGTTCAACCCTATTCTCAATCTTGAACAGATTGAACTCGATTAATGCCAATCATTCCGTCTCTCGCAACTCCACAATAAATGCGCTCTTTAGCAGGTCATACTACATTGGCAAGTACTCCAAGAGCAACCTCTATTCTAGAATTAGTCCTGTCGGGGACCCTAATATCAGTGTTGTTCCTCTGCTTGATCAGTGGGTCGATGAGGGCAAGAAGGTTAGAGATCTTGAGTTGCAGCGCATCATTCGCGATCTCCGCCGCCGCAAGCGCCACAAGCACGCCCTCGAG GTTTCTGAGTGGATGAGTAACAAGGGACTCTGTCCATTTTCCTCTGGTGATCGTGCTGTGCAGTTGGATTTGATTGGTAGTGTCCGTGGGTTGAATGCTGCAGAGAGCTACTTCAATTACATGAGTGACCAAGATAAATGTGACAAAACATATGGTGCTCTTCTAAGTTGTTATGTCAGGGAAGGCCTCATTGATAAATCTCTCTCTCATGTGCAAAAGATGAAAGAGATGGGTTTTGTTTCCTCAAATCTCACTTACAATAACCTCATGGGTCTCTACACACATGTTGGCATGCTTGAGAAAATTCCTAATGTGCTATCAGAGATGAAGGAGGATGGAATCTCTCCCAATAACTTTAGCTACAGAATTTGCATTAACTCGTATGGGGCAAGATCTGATATTGAAAACATGGAGAAGCTTCTTGAAGAAATGGAGAGTGAACCTCACATCTCCATGGACTGGAGCACTTACACCATGGTGGCCAATTTCTACATTAAAGCAGGTATCAATGAGAAAGCAATTGCAGCCTTGAAGAAAGCTGAGGAGAAGATTGATAAAGATGCGCTTGGATACAATAATTTGATTTCGCTCTATGCGAGTCTTGGGAATAAGTCAGAGGTAATGCGAATATGGGGTCTTAAAAAAGCTGCTTTGAAGAAACAAATAAACAGGGACTATATGACTATTACGGGTTCATTGGTGAAGCTTGGTGAGCTTGAAGAAGCTGAGGAATTGCTTAAGGAGTGGGAGTCATCTTGCCACTTATATGATTTCCGGATGCCGAATATACTCCTTATTGGGTATTCTCAGAAGGGACTAGTTGAAAAGGCTGAAGCAAAGCTTAGAGAAATAGTTGATAAAGGGAAAACTCCAATTCCCAACAGTTGGGGAATCTTGGCTGCAGGGTATGTTGCTAAGCAGAAGATGGAGAAGGCTGTAGAGTGCATGAAGGAAGCTCTGGCATTACGAGCAGAAAACATGTTGTGGAGGCCGAAACCTGGTGTGATTTCAAGCATATTGAGTTGGCTTGGAGATAATGGACAAGTTGAGGAAGTAGAAGCTTTTGTGAGCTCATTGAAGGAAGTGGTCCCAATGGACAGGGAAATGTACTATGCTTTGATCAAGGCAAATCTGAGAGGTGGGAAAGAAGTGGATGGAATTTTAGAGAACATGAAGACTGACaaaattgatgaagatgaagaatTGGAGAAGATCCTTAGCTCAAGACAGGAGAAAGCTGGGTGA